Below is a genomic region from Ochotona princeps isolate mOchPri1 chromosome 28, mOchPri1.hap1, whole genome shotgun sequence.
ACAGAGTATGAGCCGAGAGTGATAAATCAGATGCTGGAATTTGCCTTCCGCTATGTGACCACAATTCTAGATGATGCAAAGATTTACTCAAGCCATGCTAAGAAAGCTACCGTTGACGCAGACGATGTGCGCTTGGCCATCCAGTGCCGCGCGGACCAGTCCTTCACCTCTCCTCCCCCGAGAGATTTTTTATTAGATATCGCCAGGCAGAGAAATCAAACCCCTCTGCCCTTGATCAAACCATATTCAGGCCCTAGATTGCCACCTGATCGATACTGCTTAACAGCTCCCAACTATAGGCTTAAGTCTTTACAGAAAAAGCCATCTACTTCGGCAGGAAGGATAACAGTCCCCCGGCTCAGTGTCGGGTCGGTCGCTAGCCGACCAAATACGCCCACGTTAGGCACGTCGGCTCCACAGACCATGTCTGTCCCAACTAAAGTGGCTGCTCC
It encodes:
- the TAF9 gene encoding transcription initiation factor TFIID subunit 9, with translation MESGKMASPKSMPKDAQMMAQILKDMGITEYEPRVINQMLEFAFRYVTTILDDAKIYSSHAKKATVDADDVRLAIQCRADQSFTSPPPRDFLLDIARQRNQTPLPLIKPYSGPRLPPDRYCLTAPNYRLKSLQKKPSTSAGRITVPRLSVGSVASRPNTPTLGTSAPQTMSVPTKVAAPMSLTGQRFTVQMPASQPPAVKASLPATSTVQNVLINPSLIGSKNILITTNMVSSQNTASESSTLKRKREDDDDDDDDDDDDYDNL